The DNA region TTCAACCAGGTTTGCTTTGATCAACCTATCCTCTACGACTTCTAACAGGGCCCTCCTTAGCTCCTGGACGAGGACTTCAGGTTTTTCAAATCCTAGTGACCGTAGAACCATTAGATCAAACTCTATTCGATCTTCCCGATTAAGTTCCTCAAACAGCGGTAGTGGTCTTCTTTTCAGGGCATCAACGGATCCGTGGTTAGGGTTCAAGTTTGATATATCAGCAACAGGGGTTTCCCCGAACTCTTCTGTAAGTATCTGGAGGGCACCACCTCCCATTCTCAGACCTTGTAATTCCTTAGAAAGGAAGAATAACGACGAATTCATATAGATCCACAATTTCCTTTCTAGTCCTTTTGCTGGATAAATCAGATCACATGTATGGTCAGCAAGTACTCCATCAGGACGAATCGGTGTAAAATGTCGTTCGCCTATGAACTTGAAACTGATTAGAGGAGCCGGACCGAGGTTCGACACATTAAACCAATATGGCCTATGGCCTTTGGTGCTGCTTAGGTTGTGGTAACCCCGTACTTCCTTGCCCTTGGAGATCCCTTTTTTTATCTTTATAATGGCATTTTGACCCCAAATTACATACTGCTTTGAGTATTTTCCGGGTCTTTCGTTAGAATTGGGGTTAAAAACTAACGATGATAGTTTCTCGATCGTATACGAGTCTACTTCCGTTGGGCTCCGTATCGCAGGAAGCACATCTTTCCTGTCGATAACAAATCGCTGGCCACCTTCATTTTCTATATATATCAGACCTTCTCTCTCAAGGTCTGACATATTTTTCGCAACTACACCCCATTCCTCAAACTTCTTGGAATTACTTAGATAGTCCGACTCGTATAGGTGTCTTACATCTTTCATATAGAAAAATTGATTTGCCCCAGTCTTGATTCCAAACTTTATTTCGGCGTAGTCGCTAAGAGTATGAGTTAAGAAAGGTAGTATCTTCTCAACAAATACCTTTGGTGCTCTGAGGTAAAACCACTTCCCGGGTTTAAGGTCTCTCTTCTCCAAGACCAAATGCTTTCTAACAACATCTTTAGCATACGATTCCAGGTATGTGAAGTGAACTGATGATGTCTTCTTTCCGCTTGAATATACAGTGATTACAGTGTTAATATCAGCCCCAAAACTTCTTTCCCTCTGACCATAGACAGCTATCAGGTTATCCTTGAGCTTCTTTTGCAATGAGACGCCATAGCTGGTCTCCAACCACTTGTCCGAGGAGATTACCGATACGACGCCCTCTTCACCAACAAGGTGCAGGGCACGTACCAAAAAGTATGCGAAAATGTCAGATTTCTTGTCCAGGCCGTATTTCGCAGTATAGTATTCCTTTTCTTTTTCATCAATGGCTTCTTGGCGAACATAGGGTGGGTTCATGATCACAATGTCAGCTCCAGTAGGCTGTCGAACCTCGATTACATTAGGGTCGGTTTTGGTTCTCTTTGCTATCTCGGAAGAGATATGAGAGAGCTGTTCACGGAGTTTCTTCTTGTTCTTACTATCATGTTCGTAAAGATACTTTGAATTTACATCGTCGAACCTTACCCTTAATTCTTCGATCTCCGGGTCTAGGGTTCGTTGGGGATTTGGCAGGCGAAGAGAATTATTGATGACTTCAAGATTCATGTCAAGATTGGGCAATGGTTCAGGCTCCTTCTGGTCAATGATCAAAGAAAGCCAAAGCCTTAGCCTTGCAATCTCTATCGCTTCTGCTTCAATATCGAAACCATAAAGATTCTTGAGTATCCTCTTCTTGTATTCCTCGGGATCTGATTTCCATTCCACGATCGCTTCTGCTTCTTGGATTAGACCTATGATTTCCTGCATTGCGACAAGAAGAAAGCCACCAGAACCGACAGCAGGGTCTAGAATTTTTAGGGAAAGTAGCCTCTCCCTAAAGTCTCTAACCTCCTTTTCACTCTTGGATTCTCTGAGTCTGCTCAAATATGAAGATAAGCCGTCATGGAATGTCTTGCCGTCAGGAGCAACTTCATCCATTAGTCCTAGGTAATTCGCTATTGCTCTTCTGCAGATGAAAGAGCTTTCGCTTCTAGGCGTGTAGAATGTACCTTTAGAACCCCTCTCATACTCAGGTAGCATATTCTCGAAGACGGTGCCAATCAGTGCTGGGTCTATGCTGACCTCCAGTTCAAGTGAGGATGTTTCGTCGACAGTAAAGTTGTACTGATCGAAGAATTCTCTTGCTTCCTCGAATATGGGGTCGAGTTTGGGGGTGAGATGGTTCTCCATTCTTGCATCCATATAGTCCTCCCTTTCAAACAATGAACCATTCAGGAATGGTATGCCAGGTACCCCTTCTTTGTTGAGGCTTTCGTAGAAGAGCAGGTTCAGCTCCTTGTAGTCCTTTATTGAATCGATGAACCTTTTGTCTCCCTTCAACCACCCCTTCCTCTGGAGGAAGTATAGGAACATGAGTCGACCAAGAAATCTTTGAGCATACGATAAACTCTCCTTCTTGAGTTCTTTGCGAATTTCCGCATCAATGCGTTGATAGAGATCTCTGTACCCTTTGAAGAATTCATCTCTGACCTTCTCATACGGAAAGAATGTCGTATCGTACCTCTTGTTTAGTTCCTCAACATCTGAGGAATACCTAATCGACTCTAAGACTTCGATATCAGTTCTGTATAGTCTATCTGACAGGCCTAGTACTTTGACCTGTCCTCCTACACCTTTACCCGGGACAATTACCGCAAAACTATCCCGACCGTTTGTGTAGAGCATCAGAGGTTTGATTAATCTGTTGGACTTCCACGACCTAGCTATCTTTGTACAAATACTTCTCCTTAGGTCACTATCAGAACTGAACTCAAACAAAGCAACTTCGATATAGTCATCACCATAAAGTTTGGTAATTTTAGACGGAATTGCATCAGAAGGCAGTGTCCTTTGATCTTTGAGTGCATCAATGTCGAGCCCCACGGGCCTGACTGGATAGCCAAGTCGAAGAAGCATCTCTCTCCAAAAGGTATCGTCAAACTTACTATAAGGCGAGCCGGAGCCTGCGGGTGTCATCAGTAACAGAAACAGCCGTTGCAGGTGGATTTAAACAAGACGAAAAAACTAGTGTACATGAGCATATCATTGTGATATACTCCAAAGGTGAGGCTATCAGTTATCGGAGTCTTTGGGGAGGTTATTGAAATACTGACCTTGCCTCCTGGATTGGTTTCGTATGCAAAATACAGGGTCGCTCCGAGGCCAATTGCAATAATGACTATGATGGTCAGTACTGCGGGCTTGTTCACTTCCTGCGAGTCCTTGGACGTGTACAATAAAAAAGGTGCAGTGATGCAATGCAGTAATGCTGTTGTGCTGATATGGATATTACAAAAATATCCTAAACTTGTTTGAAATATCCTTGATGTTATTGGCCTTATGATAGAATATCGGCGTCAGAAAAAGACGCCGAATCAGGTCATGGAGTAAGAACTCACTCTAAGAACTGAGTGCATGTTAATCTTGCTCTCTGCTATGGACATTATCAAGGCCGTATTTTGCCTTCTCTGCATTTGCCACAAATTCCTTCGGCGTATGTGTTCTAACCCATGATTCTGACATTACTAAAATATCGGCCACTTTTGAGCTAGTAAGGTAACGTCCTTCCAATTCTAAGGTTCTGTAAATTCTATGGGAGATAGTTGGCCTTATCTTTACCCCTATTTTTGCCCTTTTTTGGATCTGTCCAGACTCTCAGATAGTGTTCTAGGATTTATACGGCTTCTTACTACAATAACCTCAGCAACTTTCGCTATGGTTATTGTAGTAAATAGAACGACAATAGGTACCTCAATATTTACGAAAGGGTTATAGTCCTTTTACATTGCATTAGAATCGGGGCATCACTACAATAAGTTAATAGATAGTAAAGCCAAAGCCAATTAGCTCTCCTTCTCTTTGAAATACTCTCAGTTGGCATCTCCCGCAACTTAACAGGGAGAACTATCTCCCATAGACCTTACAAAGCCAAAAAAAACAGACGAGAAACATTGCAAAGATGCGGTGGTTCGTCTCTATACATCAGACATGGGCACTCCGACCAAGACCTTGATGCCATCACCTATGGAATGATGTCAATCATTCCTGTTCTTAGGACAAATGCGGAGGTATCATTATGCAATCTTCCCTTTGCCTCTCTTACTATTCCTAGACTTACCTTCACGTTTTATAGCTTGTTCCATCGATTTAAGCCATTCATCTGAGCCAAGATTTCCAGAGCTAACAACGGGTCTACGATGGCGGCGGGGTTTTCTCACTTTATTGGACTCCGACTTGATGTTGGGCTCCACCATTACCGTTAACCTCATGCCACAGTTTGGACAGAATTTGCTGCCTAATTCAGCCGAAGAGTACAATCCTTTGCTCTTCCAGCAAAGAAGCTGAACCAATTGCTATCTTGACATGATGGCTTGTATTTAAGAAAAGCCGAACATCAGGGGATGGACGGAAGCTAGCAATGGATTAGCTTATGGAGTCTTTGTCCAGAATTAATATTCCTCTGGGGGCATGACGCAACTATCACTCACAGCCCCTCTTTTTTAATTAATAAAAATAAGATACAGGTACAAAATTTTAGCCCTGTCTGTGATTAGCTGCCAGTCTGCAAACTGACTATGTTATTTTTTACCTGTTTACCCTCGCCGAAAAGACAGGAAAATACCCCTTTAAACCAAACAAGGTCAGAACCTTGCTATCCTGAAAACAGGGCTTAGACAGATAAGTATCATGGGTCACCAGCATTTCTCGGGAAATAAATCACAACCATGATAGAGCCCTTCTAGTTTTACAAACAAATCTGAATTATTCCTAAACCGTTTGCACGATAACGAGATTCTCGCGTAGTCGAATAGGAGATAGGGGAAAAGCTGGTCGTGCGGATAAGTTGAGAATTCCATCGCAAATATATCTCTGCTATTCTTACATAAAGGTCGACGTTGAGACTAAGCAAACAGATGCTGAAAATCCTTCTGGCCATCAAGTCCAATAACGGTATTCGTCTCGCAGATATTATCATGAAATGTGAAGGTCTTCCGCAGTACTATTACAATATTTTCCACAAATATGACGAAGTATGGGTCAGTAAATGTCCTAACTTGGAAACAGCGATAGCCGCAACAGAGGCTAATTTTGACGGCGTTGCCCTTGTGTCTGGAGATAGACAAACCCTGTCTGGTGTCGATTTGGGCAAGACGATTAGTAGACTATGGGCGAGCTATTGTCGCTCCGCACTTACCCTGATAAGAAGGTGGAGACTTATCGAAAGGTTATGCAATGAGAATGGCATTCTGACCAAGAAGTATGTCATAACTTCAAAAGGGGTTGAAGTTCTAAATGTTAAGTGCGGGCTACCACAAATGCCCAAGCCTCAAAGGCCATGCCTCAAGCCTTTCTGCCCTAGCTGCATGGATAGCAACGAACGAAGAATAACATGGCTTGAACCACGTAATAGGGAGGGATGGTTCTGCAGTATATGCGGGTTCAAGTTGCCCCTCACAAACTTTGCGAATATCCCTGGCGAAATATTCCAATCGCTCAGCGACAGCATATCAAACTGAAGTAGAAAGTTGGTAGATACTTAGATCGCATAGCAAGCTTTGTGATTGATAGATGCAAATGTTTGATA from Nitrososphaerota archaeon includes:
- a CDS encoding class I SAM-dependent DNA methyltransferase gives rise to the protein MTPAGSGSPYSKFDDTFWREMLLRLGYPVRPVGLDIDALKDQRTLPSDAIPSKITKLYGDDYIEVALFEFSSDSDLRRSICTKIARSWKSNRLIKPLMLYTNGRDSFAVIVPGKGVGGQVKVLGLSDRLYRTDIEVLESIRYSSDVEELNKRYDTTFFPYEKVRDEFFKGYRDLYQRIDAEIRKELKKESLSYAQRFLGRLMFLYFLQRKGWLKGDKRFIDSIKDYKELNLLFYESLNKEGVPGIPFLNGSLFEREDYMDARMENHLTPKLDPIFEEAREFFDQYNFTVDETSSLELEVSIDPALIGTVFENMLPEYERGSKGTFYTPRSESSFICRRAIANYLGLMDEVAPDGKTFHDGLSSYLSRLRESKSEKEVRDFRERLLSLKILDPAVGSGGFLLVAMQEIIGLIQEAEAIVEWKSDPEEYKKRILKNLYGFDIEAEAIEIARLRLWLSLIIDQKEPEPLPNLDMNLEVINNSLRLPNPQRTLDPEIEELRVRFDDVNSKYLYEHDSKNKKKLREQLSHISSEIAKRTKTDPNVIEVRQPTGADIVIMNPPYVRQEAIDEKEKEYYTAKYGLDKKSDIFAYFLVRALHLVGEEGVVSVISSDKWLETSYGVSLQKKLKDNLIAVYGQRERSFGADINTVITVYSSGKKTSSVHFTYLESYAKDVVRKHLVLEKRDLKPGKWFYLRAPKVFVEKILPFLTHTLSDYAEIKFGIKTGANQFFYMKDVRHLYESDYLSNSKKFEEWGVVAKNMSDLEREGLIYIENEGGQRFVIDRKDVLPAIRSPTEVDSYTIEKLSSLVFNPNSNERPGKYSKQYVIWGQNAIIKIKKGISKGKEVRGYHNLSSTKGHRPYWFNVSNLGPAPLISFKFIGERHFTPIRPDGVLADHTCDLIYPAKGLERKLWIYMNSSLFFLSKELQGLRMGGGALQILTEEFGETPVADISNLNPNHGSVDALKRRPLPLFEELNREDRIEFDLMVLRSLGFEKPEVLVQELRRALLEVVEDRLIKANLVEEGELQGNPIGGDTDSN